One stretch of Juglans microcarpa x Juglans regia isolate MS1-56 chromosome 3D, Jm3101_v1.0, whole genome shotgun sequence DNA includes these proteins:
- the LOC121253847 gene encoding LOW QUALITY PROTEIN: F-box protein At1g10780-like (The sequence of the model RefSeq protein was modified relative to this genomic sequence to represent the inferred CDS: inserted 1 base in 1 codon) codes for MDSIPDAILQHILSHINNARDVVACNSVSKRWKDSMPYIHSLYFPRNSFDNHTGSGNPDIIVWKMLSSIVQLEELVVYSPFSGAGLSSWLSLIGPSLQRLELRMDNLAELQTFNENPSKLSCISVAMNLESLKLWGVLMTHXPKWNVFQNLWNLEIVGARMEDSALSAALDACPNLTNLLLLGCEGVRSVLIDLPHLQQCKLDFYGLGNCSLSLTSPKIEFLEVQGCSWIRVHETNYLKNLSIANNAGRVYLVDFGKLEALEFLSIRGVQWCWDAVCNMLKWASEVKHLYMKVEFTGDFEALQPFPEIDLVEFFNSHPKLQKFDAHGAMFAALCQKNSLKHVDSGFVIPCLEEVVITVRSPLNAEQKMSTLESLLKYGKNLKALVIKILQMKSSHSSADDFFDEICRFRYMNRHIVRME; via the exons ATGGACTCTATCCCTGATGCCATTCTTCAGCATATATTGTCGCACATCAACAATGCTAGGGATGTGGTAGCCTGCAACTCTGTTTCTAAGAGGTGGAAAGACTCGATGCCTTATATTCATAGCCTTTACTTCCCGCGAAACTCTTTTGACAATCATACTGGTTCAGGAAATCCTGACATCATTGTGTGGAAGATGCTATCATCAATTGTTCAACTAGAGGAGCTTGTCGTGTATAGCCCATTTTCTGGAGCAGGCCTTTCTTCGTGGCTTTCACTGATAGGTCCATCCCTCCAGCGTCTTGAGCTCCGAATGGATAACCTTGCCGAACTTCAGACCTTTAATGAGAACCCCTCAAAACTGAGTTGCATCAGTGTTGCCATGAATTTGGAATCGCTAAAACTTTGGGGTGTGTTAATGACCC TCcccaagtggaatgtcttccaaaaCCTATGGAACCTTGAAATTGTTGGGGCGAGAATGGAAGATTCTGCATTATCGGCTGCACTTGATGCTTGTCCTAATCTGACCAACTTGTTGCTGCTTGGTTGTGAAGGGGTTAGATCGGTTTTAATTGACTTGCCTCATTTGCAGCAGTGCAAGCTGGATTTTTATGGCTTGGGTAActgctctctttctctcacatcCCCCAAAATCGAATTCCTTGAAGTTCAAGGTTGTAGTTGGATTAGGGTTCATGAGACAAACTACTTGAAGAATCTTTCAATTGCAAATAATGCAG GGAGAGTCTACTTGGTGGACTTTGGGAAACTTGAGGCTCTAGAGTTCTTGTCCATCAGGGGAGTCCAGTGGTGTTGGGATGCAGTAtgtaatatgctaaaatggGCAAGCGAAGTGAAGCATCTCTACATGAAGGTCGAGTTCACTGGGGATTTTGAGGCCCTTCAACCCTTTCCGGAGATTGACTTGGTTGAGTTTTTTAATAGTCACCCAAAATTACAAAAGTTCGATGCCCATGGTGCCATGTTTGCTGCTCTCTGCCAGAAGAACAGCCTAAAACAC GTGGACTCGGGATTTGTAATTCCATGTCTGGAAGAGGTGGTGATCACAGTGCGATCGCCACTAAATGCTGAACAGAAAATGAGCACTCTTGAGTCCTTGTTGAAGTATGGGAAGAATTTGAAGGCACTGGTAATAAAGATTTTGCAGATGAAGAGCAGTCATAGCAGCGCAGATGATTTCTTTGATGAGATTTGCAGGTTTAGATACATGAACCGCCATATAGTTCGAATGGAATGA